The genome window CAGGATTGCCCGCGCAATTCCAGCAGTAGCCGAAGCCCTACAATAGTCATTTCACTTTTTACCCATTCATCAGGCAATTCGGTAAATTGTTGTGCCGTTTCGATGCCGTTTGCCTGCAACATCTGGGCATATTTTCGGCCTATGCCCCATACTTCTCCAATCTCGTAATCTTGTAGTGCAGCAAGCCGGGTTGCTTCATCTGCAATGATAAATACGCCTTCATGGGCGGGGTTCTTTTTGGCAATTCTATTCGCCACCTTGGCAAGGGCTTTGGTTGGCCCGATTCCGACGCATGTAGGAATCTTAGTCCATTGTCTAACCGTCTTACGAATATTTCGGGCGAATGTTTCCAGTTCTGAACTTGGGAAAATTGATAAGTCCAAAAACGCTTCATCTATCGAGTACACTTCCACGACCGGGCATAATTCGCTGAGCGTATTCATAACCCGTGCGGAAATGTCGCCATATAGGGTGTAATTGGAGGAAAAAACCTCGATAGCATGTTGCCGGATCAGGTCTTGAATCAAATGGACAGGCGTTCCCATTTTGATGCCCAAATCCTTCGCCTCCTGGCTGCGGGAAATTATGCACCCATCGTTGTTGCTTAATACAACAAGGGGGGCTGTGGATAGGGCAGGGGCAAAGATGCGCTCACATGAGCAATAGAAATTGTTGCAATCGAGTAGCCCAAACCATGCCATTAATCGCGCCTGAAATTGCGGCTAAATCCCTTAACTACCCCGAATACGCGCAAGTCGTCGTGTTCCTGTATTTCGATAGGATCAAATAGGGGATTACGAGAAATTAGGCATAATATGCCTTTCCGGCGCTGGATCATTTTTGCTTTATAGCTGCCGTTCAAACAGCAAATGACAATGTCGTTTTCCCGGTAATCGAGGCTGGTATCTACGATCAATAAATCATCCTCGGTGATTCCTGCATCAATCATGGAATCTCCGACCGCTTCCACCAGGAAACAGGCGTGTTTCTTGATGTTGTGATATTCGTTTAGATCGAGCGTTGTTTCAATGTAATCATCCGCAGGACTTGCAAAGCCGGTGGTGCTATTGCCGCATTCTACATTAGTCGCAAATTTGGGCAGTAAAACAGGCTCAAACTCGGTAATACCGTGCAAAATTATTTCCTGAAAAAATACGTCATGGTGCTGCATATGTCGTCACGATCAAAGAAAACTATATGCAAACTCTGTGATAATTTTCTGAAATAGCAACCGTTTCTCGAAAAATATATTTTACTTATATTATAAAAGAACTTGGTCAATGATTGGGTATTCAATCTAAATTGAACTCTACCAAGTGTTTTTTATAGTTCTGGTTTTACACCGTATTTTACAACTAATATTAGTTGTAAAAGGACTTCTTTTTACAGTTGCAGAAATGCAATTTGATTTTCAATCATTATGCCCACGGGATGATGGTTTTTTCGATGTGAGGAACGAACAGAGATAAAAACCATTCTCCCGTACCGCTTTTTCCAAAAGTTTGCTTTTGCCGGGGAGTGCCTGTCCTTCAACCCGTGGGCTTGGCGTGAAGTGGCAGGTGGCGCAGCATCCTGCCGCGAACGCTTGAAGGACTGGCACGAAGGGGGGCTTTACTCAAATTCGTTTCAAGAGGCTATGGACTGACTGAAGATGCCATTGTTGGCCATTGTTCCGATAGGTCGGAACCTGGCGGCGGTTCAATTCATCCCGAATGGCGCGAACCGTGGTGCATCCTTCGTCCCTCAATGCTTCGATCAATGGTTTCATGTGAACAGCAAATTCGGCAGCGGCCTGGGCATTCTTCTTGCTCTCGATCTCCTTTCCATGTCGGCCTAATTGCACTCCACGGCGCTTAGCCGCTTGCAATGCATCCTTAGTACGGATGCTGATTTGCTCCCGCTCATGCTCCGCGAATGCAGCCAGAAGATGCACCATCAATTTATTGGCGTAGGGATTATCTACCGCTTTAAAGTCCACTTTGCTTTCCATTAGGTTTGCAATGAACGCAACATTGCGGCCTAAACGGTCGAGCTTCGCTATAATGAGCATGGCTTTCTGTTTGCGGCATTGAGCAAGTGCGGCCAGCAGCTGCGGGCGGTGATTTTTCTTGCCGCTCTCGATCTCGGTATAATGAGCCGTGACCTGGTAGCCTTCCCGGTCTGCGAACATGCGCACGGCTTCTTGCTGGGCTTCCAGCCCCAGGCCGCTTTTCCCCTGGCGGTCAGTTGATACACGGTAATAGGCGATGGCTTTTTTCATGGCCCGAATATAGCTATTCTAGCCGAATTTGTTCAACTACATACGGTCGTTTGTATAGGAACAGTTTCAACAAACTGTTCATAATTTTAAACCAAAGCTGCAAATTATATGGTTAAAAGCTTCTTGCTTATACCCTCGATCTTCTTACTTTTGAAATTTACCGTGGAAATACGCGCATGTACAAACAGTTATATAAGGAGTTGTTAGCGAACAAATCACGCTGGCAAAATGAGGAAGAAGTACGACTTGGATGGATAAACGCCCTCTCAAATGCTCTTGGAATTTCATTCGATGCGGAAAGGGGTAAAAAAGATTCCAGTTACAACAATGTAATTATAGAATTTAAGGATAGGGGACTCTTTAATGGCAGCGTAGATAGTCCTAAATTCAAAGAAGCACGAGATCAACGCCTTAAAAAATATATAATCCGAACTGCTCTTCAAGAAAACATTCCTGAAAGCGATTATATCGGAATCGGGATTGACGCTGAGCACATATTTTTTGCCCAAGTAGTTGACGGTGAAATAAAAAACGGTCCGCTTCTACCATTGTCCGAAACTTCGGTCACAATGGTGGCCACAGCTTGTATTGATGCTTATAGGCGAGCCGTCACATCTGCAAATTTGATTGAAGATTTTGGCCTTGGGTCCCTCATTGGCACTAATGCTATGACGGCCTTGGTGGATCACATTTCGAATAAAATTCGAAATAGTGAGCACTCAAAAGAGAAGATGCTCTTTGAAGAATGGCAGACCCTCTACGGCCAGATTGCGGATATAGCCTCGGAGCAAGATGGACGAATTGAAGCATTATTAGGTTTTGCTGCCACGACCAGTAAGAAATTGAAAATTCCTGTTTCGCTTTTTGTAATCCATACTTATAACTCGTTTTTGATTAAAGTTTTGGCGGCTGAGATTGTCTCAACCCACGGGCTAACTTCATATCCCTATTTCAGCCAGTATGCATTGGCGCAGAGTGATGACAATCTACTCGAAACCATTAAAAACGATATAGAGGACGGTAATCTTTTTAGCAGGGCCAATATCAAAGGATTCGTTGAAGAGGCTATTTTCTCTTGGTATTTAGATTCATGTCAAGACCCTGAGTTCAAGGCGATTTTCGTCTCCTGCATAAAAGAGATTCTTACAAAAATTGCCCTATATCGCACCGACAATTTAGATATTGCAAGATCGAAAGACGTATTAAAGCAGCTTTACCAGCATCTTGTACCCGAAGCTCTACGGAAGAGCTTGGGAGAGTTTTACACTCCTGATTGGCTGGTAGATATTGCAGTTGATCAAATTGAGATTAAAAATTGGATTGGCGCACGGGTTCTTGATCCAACGTGCGGTTCTGGGTCTTTTTTATTAGAGATAATCCGACGCAAAAATGAGGCCGCAAAATCACAGGGTTTGAGCGATACAGAAATTCTTCAAGACATAACTAAAAATGTCTGGGGGTTTGATTTGAATCCTTTGGCTGTACAGACAGCAAGGGTCAATTTTCTGATAGCCATTTCTGATCTGCTCAAAGCTTTGCCAGGCACTGAAATTGAATTGCCTGTTCTTTTAGCCGATGCGATTTATTCCCCAGCCCGCAATCCGTCAGAAAAAGAAGATGTTGTAAAATACAGAATCGGCTCTCAGGTGGCCGACTTAGAAATTGTAATACCTAATGAACTTGCCTTCGATCGAATTAGACTCGATCAGGTATTTTCTTTCATGGAATCGAATGTTGAAAAGGACAACGGTTTTGTTGAAGTTGAACGAGATTTGGTGCTTAGCAAGGCTGTAAGTCCTGAAGAGTTAGCGCTATGGAAGGGCTATCTAGCTGAGACTTATAATAGAGTACTAGCTCTACATCGTAAGAACTGGAATGGCATTTGGTTCAGAATAGTACGAAATTTCTTTTGGTCTGCAACAGCAGGACAATTTGATTTTATAGTAGGGAATCCTCCTTGGGTGCGTTGGTCAAAGTTGCCGGAATTGTATCGAGAGAGGGCCAAGCCTACATGCATGCAATACGATATATTTTCATCAACTCCCCATCATGGGGGGAATGAATTAGATATATCAGCAATGATTACATACACCGTAGCTGATAAGTGGCTAAAAGCTGATGGTGATTTGGTTTTCGTCATCACTCAGACACTTTTTCAAACGCCTTCTTCTGAGGGGTTTAGAAAATTCAATCTGAATTCAGAATATACCTTGATGCCAATCAAGGTAGATGACTTAAAAGATTTAAAGCCCTTCAAGGGAGTAGCCAATAAGACTTCCATAGCTGTATTCAAAAAAACAGAAAGAAAACCTGTTTCTTACCCTGTGCCATACAATATTTGGAGTAATGGCCTTTCTTTTACAAAATCTATTCCCGAACATCTTTCAAAAGCGGAAGTTCTCTCACGAATAACTACAACTATTAATGAAGCAAATCCTGCTGGGGGTGATGGTTCTCCGTGGGCAATTTTATCTCCTGGTAGATTTGAAAAGCTGGCTGCATTACAAGGCAAATGCACTTGGGTTCAAGGACGCAAGGGAATAACCGCCGACCTTAATGGGATTTATTTTGTAGAAGTTTTAGAAAAAAATGAAGTCAATAAACGTGTAAAAATTTCAACTCGTCCTGAAGCTGGCAAAATTGACATAGGGCCTAGACAGACTTTTTGGATCGAGCCAGATTTATTATACCCCTTACTCAAAGGATCATCAGATTTTGGCGCTTGCCGTATTACTCGCGATCATAATCTTTATGTGATTGTACCCAACGAGGGAATTTCTCAAAAACAATATCAGGATGCTACAATCAGCATTCGCTATACATATCCGCAAACAGAAAAGTATTTCAAAGCTTACTCTACCCAGTTAGCCAACCGCTCAACATTTAAAGGGCGCATGAAAAATGCTCCTTACTTTGCGATCTACAACGTAGGTGAATACACTTTTGCTCCTTGGAAGGTAATTTGGGCTGAACAAGGTAAATTTAGGGCTGCTGTGATTGGATCGAGCAATGTTCCATTGATAGGAAACAGAGTCTATGTTCCAGATCATAAAATATTCTTTGCTGATTTCTATGAACCTGAACCTGCATATTACTTATGCGGGCTTTTAAATGCCCCGTCAGTTAAAGAATACATTGAGAGCCACAACATATCTATTCAGATCGGGGATATTTTTAAGCATATGTCTTTGCCTGATTTTGACACAACAAATAAAGACCACTTAAAACTAAGCCAGGCCGCATTAACTGCACATCTTTGCAAAGAATCTGAGTACGACGCGGCAATATCGACAGTTAGGATTTTGGCTGAGAAAATTTTAGGAACTATGATTTAAATTGCATGATAGCTCTGAATGTAATCGTGATGCTATCGCCTGATATATTTGTAAGTAGTCACAAAGGTAGTATCTCCCAAACCATCATTTTTTTCCTCTCGTGTGAAAAAATTCTCTCCCATTTTGAACGATGAGAACGTGAAAGCTTTGTTTAGTTCTTTCCCATACATCCTCACTTCCCCATTCTCTCCTGGCTCTGCTAGTGCATAGATAACTAAATCATTATCAATGTAGCCGAAATAACCATTTAACTCTGTTCCTGTATTGGTGAGTTTTACGCGGTTATCATTAAAAAATTCGAGCTTCATTTTTTCATATTCTTTGGGATTGGTGATGTTGGCATCTAATTGTGATTCAACCAGCCCTTTAATTTTCGCCCAACCCTCTGGCCCGCTTTTCTTTTCAAGGTAGGAAAGAATATTTTTTCTTAACTGGATAGTCTGCGTTTCCAAGTAGGGAATATCTAAAACCCAAGGCCCTCTGACCAAGATCGTTTTATATTTTTCTTCATTGGGCTTCTTTTAGTAAATGGACAAAGAATGGCGCTAAGCACTTTACGATCTCAATGGGCGTAAGCCATTCTCCTCAAATTGATCGACTTTCTGAAAAGTGTAACGGCCTAACCGGTTAATATGTGCAAACCTGGCCGGAGACAGATGCCCAAAATCATTTTCATCCACTGTGTGCCCATCCTCCTGATGCTTTTTGAGGACTTCCTGAGTATACGCCGTGTTCCAAACCACAACCAAATTAGTCAGAACGTTCAAACAGCCGGCAGTCTCTTGCTGGGCATCCTCCTGTTTCCTCCGGAGATGGCCGTCGCCACCAAACCAAAGCCACGCACGAAGCGCGTGCAGCTGCTCCCCCTTGTTAAGCTGGGCATGGATGCGGCGGCGCAACGGTTTGCTTTGCAAATATCGCAGAATGAAGGTTGTTTTAACCAGTTTCCCGTACTCTTGCAAGAGTGCCGTCAAATGGTGTTGCCGCGGGTACCCCTGTAATTTGCTGATTAGCAGTGAGGATGTTACCCACCCGCTTTTTAGTGTGGCCGCAACTCGTAGCAGGTCATCCCATCTGGCACGGACGTATTCTGGTCGGAAGTTTGAAGTGAATTTAAGCGAGGGATACCGTAAGTCCATTCCCTTAATCCGGCAAAGCCGTTGGTTTGCCAGGTCGCGCAGCCTGGGAGAAAAGAGCAGCCCTAACAAATCGAACAAGGCGAAAACAATATCTGTATATCCGCCGGTGTCTGTTGTGTGCTCTACAATTTCAAGATCTGTCTCGTTACCCAGTATTTCATCCAGCACATAAGTCGCATCCCGGATTGTCGACGGTACAGATCTACTACCATACTGGGCATACTGGTCTGAGGTATGGGTAATGAGCGTATACCCCCTGCCGTAACCGTAATAACGCGGAATGGATTGTGCATTACGGATTTTGCCGCTTACCGGAAAGCGCTGCCCGTCAGAAGAAGACAACACCCCGCTGCCCCAATAGGAGGACAACCAAAGTTCATGTTGATAGTTAACCAGCCGGACCGTAGCCCGTTTGAGAGTCTCTTCCCTGATGTAATTGGTCGACACCCACCAAAGTGACTGATAGTCAAGACCTGTACTCTGGGCCATTTCGGCCAGGGGAATATTACATGCTCCCGCAAGAAGTGCTGCATACAACAATGCCTGGTGGTCTTTACTCTTGGATTCATTCTCCAAACCTGTCAGTTCACTGGAAAATCCTGTCCAATTGTCTACTTCGACCAGCAAATCAGTTAGCTCAACCCGCGGCAACAACCTGTCGACAGCTGCCCGAAGCGCTTTTAACGAATCAGGTACGTCATCCGCCTTTAACGGAGTTACTACCAGCTCACCCTCATCATCCAGACGAATATCACCGCCATCGGCCAGTATTCTTTCCATCAGCGGCAAGTGTGATTCCAGTTCCGAAATTTGCTCATCCAACCGGTAGGGTGTTGCATCCCTGTAGCCTAAATAGGTAAGCAATTCGGTACGATGCGCTTTCCAGTTGGCTTCCGGGATCAAATAAGTATCCGGACTCGCATATTTCCGGGAGTGATTCACATAGACATCTCCCGACCGGAGCCGGTCCCGCAGCCGGGCCAGAACACTTAACTCATAAGCGGGTCTGTCAATTTGCCCCTTTACAGGCTCAACGAAGGATTTCCAGGATGGCAGCATGAATTTCATAGGTATTTCATCAGGACTCTTTCGCTTTCTGCTCGTTTGCCAGTCGGCTACCAATTGAAGCGCCTGTTCAAAATCATCCCCTGCAAAGACATGCTCGAAGGTCAGGATATCCAAAAAACTGGCAGAAAAGGATTTAATGGATCGGTAGCGGTTAACAAGAAAGTGGTGAAAAGTCCTTGGCCCTTGTTTGGTCAGCCTTTGCATGATACTGATGGCTTCTACTAACTCGCTTCTGGATACGCTGGCATATATACTAGCTCTCAATTCGGCAGCCGGAATGTTGATCTCATCCACAATAGGTTCGGCAGCCTTTCCCAAAGTAACAAGTGCGCCATCCCTGGACTTGACTTGTTTCAGTTGGTACTCGGTCAGCTCCCGCGCTGATTGGCCACAGATATCCTCCCAGTACTCATCAAAAAGCCTCAGGGTATAATCCGTGATTGTAATGTATGCTTCCAGGCAAAAAGCAACCAGCATGGGGTAACGTTTTGTGCCGGACATTCGCATCACTGCCTGATTGGTCTTACTCCTGGCCAGGACTGCAAGCCGCTTTCGACGGTTGGGATGCAGACTGCTGGTATCCCATTGTTCGATACCGAGCTTGGCAAGATATTGCCGTTTATGCAGCATGAGTTTGATTTGGTTCGCCGTTGGACTAACCGGAGGTTTTGAAAGCCAGTTGTGTGGGGTTATCTTCAAGACTGTGTCAACGGTCAGAAGCTTGTCTAATTCCTCTTTGAAGGAATCGGTCAACAGTGTCGAAAGCCGGCGATAGGTTTCCTGATGCGCTAAATCAGCTAGGGAAACCACCAGCCGCTCCAGTTCGATAATGGCTGGCCTTAAAATTCCTTCTTTCCTTAGCCAGTCACATGCCAGAGATAATAGCACATGTTCGTTATCATGCTCTAAGGCTCGCTCCAAAAGCCAACGCTCCAGGGGTACCGTATCGATTAGGGGTTGCCACCTTCTTCGTTTTAGATACGAAAGGATCATGTATGAATGTTCCGAGATCGTTTTTTCCCGACTTCCATAATTGTTAAGGCATCGCGGATCGTCAATGGCCAGTTGTCCCGCAACATAATTGATCAGATTGTCCGGTACCTTCCGGTACCATTCCTGGGGCAAATGGTTCATCAACCTTATAACCGTCAACTGGAGGGCAAACCCTAGCCTGTTGTGATCACGCCGCATACCGGCTACCAGCAGATGATCTGTTGGGGATAGAAAACAATACCGGATTAAATCCTCCTGCGGTAGATCAGATGGAATGCTTTGATAACGTTCGCGTTCTTGATCAGAAAGAAATTCAGCGGGCATAGTTTTGATCCGGCGGAGTGGTGGCAAAAAAACGTTCGTTTACAGGTACAGCTCCTTACTTCTGGAAAAGAGGCGGAACCTGGTGAAAAAGTTGTATCCAAAACTTATCTACTTTATGAATGTACCGTATATTGCGAATTAATGAGTATCAGATACAAACTACAAAAATCAATGCGGGTAGGATACGCACGGGTCAGCACCCAGGAGCAAACATTAGATTCGCAGACCGATGCTTTACGTCAGGCAGGTTGCGAACGGATTTATGAAGACAGAATATCCGGAACGAAGTCCCGTAAACCGGAATTTGAATTGATGATGGGTTTCTTACGTAAGGGGGATACCATCGTAATCTGGAAGCTGGACCGGCTGGGGAGGTCGACACGTGGGCTTATTGAACTCGTTGAAGAACTTGGCAACAAAGGCATCCATCTGGTGTCTCTCAATGATCCTATCGATACTACTTCACCCGGAGGCTTGCTAGTGTTCCAAATATTCTGTGCGCTTGCTGAACATGAGCGCAATGTCATTGTGCAGCGTACCCGTGCCGGACTCGAGTCGGCTCGTGCCAGAGGGAGAAAAGGTGGTCGACCAAAGGGATTAGCTGTAAAATATCAGAAGATGGCTCCTTCGGTAAGGGATCTTTATGAACTAGGCCAGCAGTCTACAACCCAAATCATGAATTCCTTTCAGATTGGAAGTCGCAGGACATTGTACAAGATACTTCGTCACGCCGGGGTTAGCATCAGGCCGGTTGAGCGCTCAATACGTAAGGATGATTGAAATTCCCGGGCGGCGTTCCGCTTAGCGCTATTCTTTGGTCAGATACTAAAAGAATCCCAAGATCAACGGCCAGAAAACGGGCACCCCATTATCCTCGGGCTGACGATTGCTAGTCCTTTCGATAAATCAGGAGAATAATTAGCGTTCTGGTTCCTGGGTTTTGGCTGGTTCCTGGACGGATTCGGCAGCTTTGGGCTGCTGGCTGCGCTCTCTTGCTTCCTGAATGCGCTGCGCTCCGTTTTGCTGGTTTGGAAAAACAGCTTCGTTTAGCTTCGGTTCGGCTGTCCGGGCCTGCTCCGCACGGCGCGGGGGAGTCTGCGGGCCGTAATTGTCGGTTTTGAGTTCGACATTGTTGTTTTTTAATGTCTGTGCGCTGTCTCTCAATGCCGCCTGGTCTTTGGCTGACGCATTTTGCATGATTTCTTCGATGCGCTTGGATGCCATATCGGGAAAGGGTTAGTTTCCCAAAAATAGCTAAAATCCTACAAATCGCAGTCGATAGGCGGATACCCGTATTTCAGGCAATATTCATTGATATTCAGGATACATTGCCGGGAGGATTCCGGGATTTCAGAGATGCGGCCTAAGGCCAATTGATTTAACAGCCATGCCGCTTCTTTTCTAGCCACCCATATTACTTCTGGTTCGCTCATATCATGGATGGGCGTATCATCATCGCGCACGGAAAAGGGAAATGGGACAATTTGGGCGGATGGTTTTTCCATGCGCCAATTATAGCAGGATAGAACCGGGCTATTTGCGAAATTTTGATGACGGTTTTCCCGCTGAATGTTGCGCCCGCAATAGATCATTCAAATCATGGTGGGGCTGAAGAACTCACCCTGGGGCAAAAATGACGATCCAAATTCTGTTTGGAATCTTGCTGTCCCCTTCTCTCCCGCCTTGTCATTGTCGAGATAGGTTTTTACGGCTTGATAGTCCTGGCTACGAATATAAGCCACCGTTCGGGGAAAAGAGGATAGGGAATGCATGATGATGGCATCCTCCGGCAGGGTATCCGTTCCGGTCAGAACCAAATAGGAAAGAAAATCGGTCATTCCCTCAAAAACATGCACGGTCTTGGCTTCTGCCTGGCTGCCAGGAATGACGGTAATGTCACGGGCATTTAGGGCTGATTTGAAATTGTATTTGCTCGACGCTACGCGGATTTCATAGCCTCCGGCCTGATTTTGCATCCCGAAAGCAAAATATTCCTTCCCTGTGGCAGTATTCCGATAATGTACTTCTCGCAAATATTTGCGGGCCAAGTCAGACGGTATATGCCGTTCCTTGGCCAGATAGGAGAGAATCAGCGGCTTTGTGATCGGCCTGGCATCAATCAATTCAAGCTGGCGATCTTCCAAAAAATTTTCGACCGCTTCGCGGTCGGGTTGCTGTTGAAAAGAAAAAGAGGGCTGGGGCGCGGGATTGCTAAATAACCCCGGCTGAAAGTGATCGGACAAATAGGCTAATGCATCTTTGATGCTGGTCAAATTTTCGTAGCGCATGACAAAATCAATAACCGTTCCGCCTTGGTCGCCAAAATCATTCCATATCCACTTTCCACCAATAAACGATGTGTGAAAGGACGGTTCGGCCTCCTTACGGAAAGGGGAACAATACCAGAGTTCATTTCCCTGCTTCCTCACTCGCACGGGGGAATGCCCTAGCTTGGTCAGCAGATCGGGTAAGGAAAGTTTTTTGGCCTGATCCGAGTTCATCAATAACTAAAAGCTTAGTTGCCGCCCTATTTTCTTTTCACCAGCAAAAAGAGATTTTTCAGGCGCGGGGGTTTTCCACAAAGTCGGCCCCTCTGATTAATAGTAAGTTTTTTTATTAATAGTAAGACTAATAGGTTGTCCTACCAAGTTACGGTAGCTTTCCTACCAAGTTACGGTGGATAAACAACCTTTCTCCCTACCAAGTTACGGTGGATAAATTGTTGCAAGTACTTGTTATACAGTGCTTATACACAACGCTCCTACCAAGTTACGGTAGAAATAAGTTGGATTTTTTTTGAATCGGTGCGGGGCTGCGTTCAAATGTCCATCCTTGATCGTCATAGGAAAACCGTGCATCCCGATAGGCTAGTTTTACCAGTTCTGCGGTATGACGCATTTTGGCTTTAAAATTGTCCATTCGGCCAATATCCCCTCCAAAGATTTCTTTCATGGTCGCCCAGGTGAGGAAAAGAGGCTTTTTCAGGCCGTGCAGCCGATAGGCAAGAAAGCTGTAAAAGTCGATAGCGCGGGCGTTGCCTGATAGAATCCGTAAATGTTCCAGCGCCAGCGGCAACGGGTGTTTTTGCAATTCCTGCCAGTAATCCAGGCTTAAAACGATGTGCCTTTTCCAAAGCAATAGTTGATCCGGCTTGCTGCGGGGAAATAGATCGAAACCTTTCACGATGGGCATTTGCCCATAAGCCATGCTTCCATCTTCTTCCTTGTAGGATACGCTAATCAGCGAAGAAGATAGACGCGCAATCTGGTTGCGGGCCTGGCTGATCTGATTGCCTCCATCGGTTAGGCCGATTTTTTGAAGAAACTGCGGTAGGGTATCCGCCTCGATGTCAATTTTATTGCTGCCCTGTTGCAAGGCCAAAGCGTTGATTGCTCCCAACAATAGCCGTGATTTGGGGCCAAAGGGTAAGCCTAGAAAATCATTTTTTCCGGTGTTGTGATTAGGAACGGGAAGCTGGCTGATATTAAGCTGAAAATTTCCGCTTCTATGAATATAGCTTTCGGTAGGATCAAGCTTGGTATCACGCCGGGGAAAATAGACGTGTGCCAGTGCTACCGGCATATAAATATGATCCCGTTCTTCCCTGGGTGTATCTATGCTGTCCATCATAAGCCGAATACGGCTTTCGGCGTAGCGGGAAGGCTTTTTGTTATCGGCTTTTTCAGACATCAACTAAAAATAATTGGTTGTGGATTATACAGCAGATTCACAACTAATCCTAGTTGTGAATTTATAGGTTAGTTTGTGCGTTTTTGCTCTCTTGCGATCTTGTCTTTTACAGCGGCAACCACAAAATTATGAATGGAGATTCTGTCCCGCTTAGGCAAACGATCCTGAATATCTCGTATCTGCGCCAG of Salmonirosea aquatica contains these proteins:
- a CDS encoding Y-family DNA polymerase; amino-acid sequence: MAWFGLLDCNNFYCSCERIFAPALSTAPLVVLSNNDGCIISRSQEAKDLGIKMGTPVHLIQDLIRQHAIEVFSSNYTLYGDISARVMNTLSELCPVVEVYSIDEAFLDLSIFPSSELETFARNIRKTVRQWTKIPTCVGIGPTKALAKVANRIAKKNPAHEGVFIIADEATRLAALQDYEIGEVWGIGRKYAQMLQANGIETAQQFTELPDEWVKSEMTIVGLRLLLELRGQSCLPMLSPRTLSKNICSSRSFGASQTNMENISEAVSTFASKCGEKLREQKGCAGVITVFLQTNRFKPEQPQYSKSQTLNIPSPTGNSAELIKYALHGLSQIYRAGYEYKKAGVIVTGIIPDDQVQQSMFDNGSRDRWDQISKAMDRINGKYGRDTISFAVQGTKGKRTWQPRAERRSAAFTTDWHQLPKVSMSD
- a CDS encoding LexA family protein, coding for MQHHDVFFQEIILHGITEFEPVLLPKFATNVECGNSTTGFASPADDYIETTLDLNEYHNIKKHACFLVEAVGDSMIDAGITEDDLLIVDTSLDYRENDIVICCLNGSYKAKMIQRRKGILCLISRNPLFDPIEIQEHDDLRVFGVVKGFSRNFRRD
- a CDS encoding recombinase family protein, with protein sequence MKKAIAYYRVSTDRQGKSGLGLEAQQEAVRMFADREGYQVTAHYTEIESGKKNHRPQLLAALAQCRKQKAMLIIAKLDRLGRNVAFIANLMESKVDFKAVDNPYANKLMVHLLAAFAEHEREQISIRTKDALQAAKRRGVQLGRHGKEIESKKNAQAAAEFAVHMKPLIEALRDEGCTTVRAIRDELNRRQVPTYRNNGQQWHLQSVHSLLKRI
- a CDS encoding Eco57I restriction-modification methylase domain-containing protein, producing MYKQLYKELLANKSRWQNEEEVRLGWINALSNALGISFDAERGKKDSSYNNVIIEFKDRGLFNGSVDSPKFKEARDQRLKKYIIRTALQENIPESDYIGIGIDAEHIFFAQVVDGEIKNGPLLPLSETSVTMVATACIDAYRRAVTSANLIEDFGLGSLIGTNAMTALVDHISNKIRNSEHSKEKMLFEEWQTLYGQIADIASEQDGRIEALLGFAATTSKKLKIPVSLFVIHTYNSFLIKVLAAEIVSTHGLTSYPYFSQYALAQSDDNLLETIKNDIEDGNLFSRANIKGFVEEAIFSWYLDSCQDPEFKAIFVSCIKEILTKIALYRTDNLDIARSKDVLKQLYQHLVPEALRKSLGEFYTPDWLVDIAVDQIEIKNWIGARVLDPTCGSGSFLLEIIRRKNEAAKSQGLSDTEILQDITKNVWGFDLNPLAVQTARVNFLIAISDLLKALPGTEIELPVLLADAIYSPARNPSEKEDVVKYRIGSQVADLEIVIPNELAFDRIRLDQVFSFMESNVEKDNGFVEVERDLVLSKAVSPEELALWKGYLAETYNRVLALHRKNWNGIWFRIVRNFFWSATAGQFDFIVGNPPWVRWSKLPELYRERAKPTCMQYDIFSSTPHHGGNELDISAMITYTVADKWLKADGDLVFVITQTLFQTPSSEGFRKFNLNSEYTLMPIKVDDLKDLKPFKGVANKTSIAVFKKTERKPVSYPVPYNIWSNGLSFTKSIPEHLSKAEVLSRITTTINEANPAGGDGSPWAILSPGRFEKLAALQGKCTWVQGRKGITADLNGIYFVEVLEKNEVNKRVKISTRPEAGKIDIGPRQTFWIEPDLLYPLLKGSSDFGACRITRDHNLYVIVPNEGISQKQYQDATISIRYTYPQTEKYFKAYSTQLANRSTFKGRMKNAPYFAIYNVGEYTFAPWKVIWAEQGKFRAAVIGSSNVPLIGNRVYVPDHKIFFADFYEPEPAYYLCGLLNAPSVKEYIESHNISIQIGDIFKHMSLPDFDTTNKDHLKLSQAALTAHLCKESEYDAAISTVRILAEKILGTMI
- a CDS encoding Tn3 family transposase: MPAEFLSDQERERYQSIPSDLPQEDLIRYCFLSPTDHLLVAGMRRDHNRLGFALQLTVIRLMNHLPQEWYRKVPDNLINYVAGQLAIDDPRCLNNYGSREKTISEHSYMILSYLKRRRWQPLIDTVPLERWLLERALEHDNEHVLLSLACDWLRKEGILRPAIIELERLVVSLADLAHQETYRRLSTLLTDSFKEELDKLLTVDTVLKITPHNWLSKPPVSPTANQIKLMLHKRQYLAKLGIEQWDTSSLHPNRRKRLAVLARSKTNQAVMRMSGTKRYPMLVAFCLEAYITITDYTLRLFDEYWEDICGQSARELTEYQLKQVKSRDGALVTLGKAAEPIVDEINIPAAELRASIYASVSRSELVEAISIMQRLTKQGPRTFHHFLVNRYRSIKSFSASFLDILTFEHVFAGDDFEQALQLVADWQTSRKRKSPDEIPMKFMLPSWKSFVEPVKGQIDRPAYELSVLARLRDRLRSGDVYVNHSRKYASPDTYLIPEANWKAHRTELLTYLGYRDATPYRLDEQISELESHLPLMERILADGGDIRLDDEGELVVTPLKADDVPDSLKALRAAVDRLLPRVELTDLLVEVDNWTGFSSELTGLENESKSKDHQALLYAALLAGACNIPLAEMAQSTGLDYQSLWWVSTNYIREETLKRATVRLVNYQHELWLSSYWGSGVLSSSDGQRFPVSGKIRNAQSIPRYYGYGRGYTLITHTSDQYAQYGSRSVPSTIRDATYVLDEILGNETDLEIVEHTTDTGGYTDIVFALFDLLGLLFSPRLRDLANQRLCRIKGMDLRYPSLKFTSNFRPEYVRARWDDLLRVAATLKSGWVTSSLLISKLQGYPRQHHLTALLQEYGKLVKTTFILRYLQSKPLRRRIHAQLNKGEQLHALRAWLWFGGDGHLRRKQEDAQQETAGCLNVLTNLVVVWNTAYTQEVLKKHQEDGHTVDENDFGHLSPARFAHINRLGRYTFQKVDQFEENGLRPLRS